A region of Deinococcus rubellus DNA encodes the following proteins:
- the nuoG gene encoding NADH-quinone oxidoreductase subunit NuoG encodes MKVTVDGHSLDLPAGTSAIDAVFQAGKDVPYFCAHPYLSPVGACRMCLIESGSPRKNPDGSFIMEGEGDAATPKIFWFPKPMAACTMMATEGMQIKTAATSEVVAKSQAGMMEFTLLNHPLDCPTCDKGGACELQDRAFEYGYGASRFGFDRRHAEKHYPLSDYVILDQERCIHCKRCVRYFEEVPGQEVLDFIERSSYTFIDTAEGGLPLGFQGNITDICPVGALLDNVARFRGRNWEYDHTHTTCTLCPVGCSITVDARNGSLERIVAGENREVNEAWICDAGRFGHVFASENRLTTPMIRNEDGQLVTATWDQAVDAIRAGMAGLDAYDLAVFLNADSTLEEGIAAEAFAGLAGLASVDHWPRQPGYGADTPTLTEVAQSDGVVVLGADLGEEAPILELRILEMLRGGILPAEFHHGTAIADLRLVERPARKREKLAVISSKPSRLSEQAGFSAQLDAATALAGLTGSSDNAAVKAAADLLNKAERPVLILGAEALASLSGAARSALQTLTQRTKTKVLALPAGANARGLASLNLVPRSGGLRYDQLSQARVALVSRLDPIAEGQTRPRFLIAHDTHLTATAQQADVVLPAVTNYEKRGTTVNLEGRLLPLRPAALKNGEAADLIRALGIVAEALDVKLGIRGVRSAQTLLSERLGVNVAELPIHGLIAPLGMRYDAPAAPYTPQLWKEGMKRSDPVYSAGMIELPMASPFVAGDD; translated from the coding sequence ATGAAAGTCACCGTTGACGGCCACTCCTTAGACCTCCCCGCTGGAACCTCCGCCATTGACGCGGTGTTTCAGGCGGGCAAGGACGTGCCGTATTTCTGCGCCCATCCTTACCTCTCACCTGTCGGCGCGTGCCGGATGTGCCTGATCGAGTCCGGCAGCCCGCGCAAGAACCCGGACGGCAGCTTCATCATGGAAGGTGAGGGCGACGCGGCCACCCCCAAAATCTTCTGGTTCCCCAAGCCGATGGCTGCCTGCACCATGATGGCCACCGAGGGCATGCAGATCAAAACTGCCGCCACGTCCGAAGTGGTCGCCAAGTCGCAGGCGGGCATGATGGAGTTCACGCTGCTCAATCACCCGCTGGATTGTCCGACGTGCGACAAGGGCGGGGCCTGTGAATTGCAAGACCGTGCCTTTGAATACGGCTACGGCGCGTCCCGCTTCGGCTTTGATCGACGCCACGCCGAGAAGCACTATCCCTTGTCCGATTACGTGATTCTTGATCAGGAACGCTGCATTCACTGCAAGCGCTGCGTTCGTTACTTCGAGGAAGTCCCTGGCCAGGAAGTTCTGGACTTCATTGAGCGCAGCAGCTATACCTTTATTGATACGGCGGAGGGCGGCCTGCCCCTCGGCTTTCAGGGCAACATCACCGATATCTGCCCGGTGGGAGCGCTCCTCGACAACGTGGCCCGCTTCCGGGGCCGCAACTGGGAATACGACCACACCCACACCACCTGCACGCTGTGCCCGGTGGGCTGCTCCATCACGGTGGACGCCCGCAACGGCAGCCTGGAGCGCATCGTGGCCGGTGAAAACCGCGAGGTCAACGAGGCCTGGATCTGCGACGCGGGCCGCTTCGGGCACGTTTTTGCCTCCGAGAACCGTCTGACCACGCCGATGATTCGCAACGAAGACGGCCAACTCGTGACCGCCACCTGGGATCAGGCGGTGGACGCCATTCGTGCTGGGATGGCTGGCCTGGACGCCTACGACCTCGCCGTCTTTCTCAATGCCGATTCCACCCTGGAAGAGGGCATTGCCGCCGAGGCCTTCGCGGGCCTGGCTGGACTGGCGAGCGTGGATCACTGGCCGCGCCAGCCGGGCTACGGGGCCGATACGCCGACCCTGACCGAAGTCGCGCAGTCGGACGGCGTGGTGGTGCTGGGTGCCGATCTGGGCGAGGAAGCGCCGATTCTGGAACTCCGCATTCTGGAAATGTTGCGCGGCGGCATTCTGCCCGCTGAATTTCATCACGGCACCGCGATTGCCGATCTCAGATTGGTGGAGCGCCCCGCCCGCAAGCGCGAGAAGCTGGCGGTCATCTCCAGCAAACCCAGCCGTCTCAGCGAGCAGGCCGGGTTTTCAGCCCAGCTGGACGCCGCCACCGCCTTGGCCGGACTGACGGGCAGCTCAGATAACGCCGCTGTCAAAGCTGCCGCTGACCTGCTGAACAAGGCCGAGCGCCCGGTCCTGATTCTGGGAGCGGAAGCTCTGGCGAGTCTCAGCGGCGCGGCCCGCAGCGCCCTGCAAACCCTCACCCAGCGCACCAAAACGAAGGTGCTGGCCTTGCCTGCTGGAGCCAACGCGCGTGGACTGGCCTCGCTGAATCTGGTGCCGCGTTCGGGTGGCCTGCGCTACGACCAGCTCTCACAGGCGCGGGTGGCACTGGTCAGCCGCCTTGATCCGATTGCTGAAGGACAGACCCGCCCACGCTTCCTTATTGCCCACGACACCCACCTGACCGCCACCGCGCAGCAGGCCGACGTGGTGCTGCCCGCCGTCACCAACTACGAGAAGCGCGGCACGACGGTCAATCTGGAAGGCCGCCTGCTGCCGCTGCGTCCGGCGGCCCTGAAGAACGGCGAGGCTGCCGACCTGATCCGCGCTCTGGGCATCGTGGCCGAGGCGCTGGACGTGAAGCTCGGCATTCGCGGTGTTCGCAGCGCCCAGACCCTGCTCAGCGAGCGGCTGGGCGTGAACGTGGCCGAGTTGCCCATTCATGGCCTGATCGCCCCGTTGGGCATGCGCTACGACGCCCCCGCCGCTCCGTACACCCCGCAACTCTGGAAGGAAGGCATGAAACGCAGCGACCCTGTCTACAGCGCCGGAATGATTGAACTGCCGATGGCCTCCCCGTTTGTGGCGGGTGACGACTGA
- the nuoF gene encoding NADH-quinone oxidoreductase subunit NuoF, producing the protein MTIAPPRPIISAKDPRFAPTLYANVGQLESWTLSTYLRSGGYQAVQRAFAIGNDAVIDEVKKSGLRGRGGAGFATGLKWSFMPLNDGKPHLILCNADESEPGTFKDRYLMSEDPHQLIEGMIIGGFAMRASLGYIYIRGEYVLAAERIWAAIHEARAQGFLGKNILGSGFDFDLQVHTGAGAYICGEETALMNSLEGLRANPRLKPPFPAASGLYGLPTTINNVETFCAATQILKYGWEWHAGMGTEKSKGTKLFQISGPVARPGIYELPLGTPFRELIYDWAGGPTEAIKAIIPGGVSCNMLPWTEAILDTGMDYEALAAAGSSLGTGGVTLIPKADCIVDATWNIVRFYAHESCGKCTPCREGIGSWMVRMYEKQVRGQGQPGDVQLILDMCDNIGGRSFCALADACLSSVMSSIKLFRDEYDALANTGKPIYPARKRWRQA; encoded by the coding sequence ATGACCATCGCTCCCCCCAGGCCGATCATCAGCGCCAAGGACCCACGTTTTGCGCCCACCCTGTATGCCAACGTCGGGCAACTGGAAAGCTGGACACTCAGTACCTACCTGCGCTCCGGCGGCTACCAGGCAGTGCAGCGGGCCTTTGCCATCGGCAACGACGCGGTCATTGATGAGGTTAAGAAATCTGGCCTGCGTGGACGCGGCGGGGCTGGGTTTGCCACCGGCCTCAAGTGGTCGTTCATGCCGCTCAACGATGGCAAGCCGCACCTGATTCTGTGCAATGCCGACGAGTCGGAACCCGGCACCTTCAAAGACCGATATTTGATGTCCGAAGACCCCCACCAACTGATTGAAGGCATGATCATCGGCGGTTTCGCCATGCGGGCCAGCCTCGGCTATATCTATATCCGGGGCGAGTACGTGCTGGCCGCCGAGCGCATCTGGGCCGCCATTCACGAAGCGCGGGCGCAGGGCTTTCTCGGCAAAAATATTCTGGGCAGCGGCTTTGACTTTGATCTTCAAGTTCATACAGGCGCGGGCGCATACATCTGCGGCGAGGAAACCGCGCTGATGAATAGTCTGGAAGGATTGCGGGCCAATCCGCGCCTCAAGCCGCCGTTCCCCGCCGCTTCGGGCCTCTACGGACTGCCCACCACCATCAACAACGTGGAGACCTTCTGCGCCGCCACCCAGATTCTGAAATACGGCTGGGAGTGGCACGCGGGCATGGGCACCGAGAAATCCAAGGGCACCAAGCTCTTTCAGATTTCCGGTCCCGTGGCCCGGCCCGGCATCTACGAATTGCCGCTGGGAACGCCCTTCCGTGAGCTGATCTACGACTGGGCAGGCGGCCCCACCGAAGCGATCAAGGCCATCATTCCTGGCGGCGTGAGCTGCAATATGCTGCCCTGGACCGAGGCCATTCTGGATACTGGGATGGACTACGAGGCGCTGGCCGCCGCTGGCAGTTCGCTGGGTACTGGGGGCGTCACACTGATTCCGAAGGCCGACTGCATCGTGGACGCGACCTGGAACATCGTGCGCTTCTACGCCCACGAATCCTGCGGCAAGTGCACGCCCTGCCGCGAGGGCATCGGCAGTTGGATGGTCCGCATGTACGAAAAACAGGTGCGCGGTCAGGGTCAGCCCGGTGACGTGCAACTGATTCTGGACATGTGCGACAACATCGGCGGGCGCTCGTTCTGCGCGCTGGCTGACGCCTGTCTGAGTTCGGTCATGAGCAGCATCAAGCTCTTCCGCGACGAGTATGACGCGCTGGCCAACACCGGCAAGCCGATTTATCCGGCCCGCAAAAGGTGGCGGCAAGCGTGA
- the nuoE gene encoding NADH-quinone oxidoreductase subunit NuoE, translating into MTQIDRNYFDDKPELVADIFSRYPDSPQGKRSALMPLLREVQDAEGFIHESRMNEVAVLIGTTATEVRSVMSFYSTYHTLPTGKYHLQVCSTLMCALAGSDELWDYLVETLDVQPGEVTPGGMFSVQKVECLGSCGTAPVIQLNDEGYYEEISRARCDTLIAAMRAGQPLAPDHHPVPVMVSGDGHQYLSSGESAGGSTDVLYPLTTQAPSNGNPS; encoded by the coding sequence GTGACCCAAATTGACCGCAACTACTTTGACGACAAGCCCGAACTGGTGGCCGACATTTTCAGCCGCTACCCCGACTCACCGCAGGGCAAGCGCTCGGCGTTGATGCCGCTGCTGCGCGAGGTGCAGGACGCCGAGGGCTTCATCCACGAATCAAGGATGAACGAAGTCGCCGTGCTGATCGGCACCACCGCCACCGAAGTCCGCAGCGTCATGAGCTTTTATTCCACCTACCACACCCTCCCCACTGGCAAGTACCACCTTCAGGTCTGCTCCACGCTGATGTGTGCCCTGGCCGGAAGTGACGAACTGTGGGACTATCTCGTCGAGACGCTGGATGTGCAGCCGGGCGAGGTCACGCCGGGCGGAATGTTCAGTGTGCAGAAGGTGGAGTGCCTGGGCAGTTGCGGCACTGCGCCTGTGATTCAGCTCAACGATGAAGGCTACTACGAGGAGATCAGCCGCGCCCGCTGCGACACGCTGATCGCCGCTATGCGGGCGGGCCAGCCCCTCGCGCCCGACCATCATCCGGTGCCAGTGATGGTGTCCGGAGACGGGCATCAATACCTCTCTAGCGGCGAGTCGGCGGGCGGCAGCACCGATGTTCTCTACCCGCTGACCACTCAAGCACCGTCGAACGGGAACCCATCATGA
- a CDS encoding DinB family protein, producing the protein MSVPELILESFRRNARVNTAVLDHLSDADLNISYGQGGMSVAAQLAHMAGFRKDWLSEISPAHADAIDFELGPNNTLVTRDLAELRRAFTESDAAVLAAVEAALSEHRAFVGQYESHPVHFLQHTLVHDAHHRGQLMTLLRQGGHSAEQMAALERATWPIWRE; encoded by the coding sequence GTGAGTGTACCTGAACTGATTCTGGAATCCTTCCGGCGTAACGCCAGGGTCAATACTGCCGTGCTGGACCACCTCTCCGACGCCGATCTGAACATCTCCTACGGGCAGGGCGGCATGAGCGTCGCTGCGCAACTGGCACACATGGCGGGCTTCCGCAAGGACTGGCTAAGTGAAATCTCACCTGCCCACGCCGACGCGATTGACTTCGAGCTGGGGCCGAACAATACGCTGGTCACCCGTGATCTCGCCGAACTGCGCCGGGCCTTCACCGAGAGTGACGCCGCTGTGCTGGCCGCTGTAGAGGCTGCGCTCAGCGAACACCGGGCGTTTGTGGGCCAGTACGAGAGCCATCCGGTTCACTTTTTGCAGCACACCCTCGTTCACGACGCCCACCACCGGGGCCAGCTCATGACGCTGCTGAGGCAGGGCGGGCACAGCGCCGAGCAGATGGCCGCGCTGGAAAGGGCCACCTGGCCGATCTGGAGAGAATGA
- the nuoD gene encoding NADH dehydrogenase (quinone) subunit D, with protein MHTEIMSLNVGPQHPSTHGVLRLVVDMDGEYVIKVTPHMGYLHTGFEKTFEHRTYQQGVTYAPRTDYLHSFGHELAYVLGVEKLMQAEVPERATTVRVILHELGRIHSHLVFLGTALMDLGAITLFFYCFREKEAVQDLFEEVCGYRMNQGYFRVGGLSRDIPDGWTDNVQKFVDTFDKHVDEYASMFATNPIFLDRAVGVGVIPADVAIDLGLTGPNLRASGVPLDHRKANPYCGFETYDFNVPVSQAGDSQARFVLRLDELRESAKIVRQALKRLKPGPVKDPNRKISLPPRQELETSMEAVIHHFKLVTEGFHPPIGEVYVPVETARGEVGYYIISDGGSMPYRVKIRAPSFVNLQALEYACVGGQFADLITVLATIDPVLGDVDR; from the coding sequence ATGCACACCGAGATCATGAGTCTCAATGTGGGGCCGCAGCACCCCAGCACGCACGGTGTGTTGCGGCTGGTGGTGGACATGGACGGCGAGTACGTCATCAAGGTGACGCCGCACATGGGCTACCTGCACACCGGCTTCGAGAAGACCTTCGAGCACCGCACCTACCAGCAGGGCGTGACCTACGCGCCGCGTACCGATTACCTGCACTCCTTTGGACATGAGCTGGCCTACGTGCTGGGCGTGGAAAAATTGATGCAGGCCGAGGTGCCCGAGCGGGCCACCACCGTGCGCGTTATTTTGCACGAGCTGGGGCGCATCCACTCGCATCTGGTCTTCTTGGGCACGGCCTTGATGGACCTGGGCGCGATTACGCTGTTCTTCTACTGCTTCCGCGAGAAGGAAGCGGTGCAAGACCTCTTCGAGGAAGTCTGCGGCTACCGCATGAACCAGGGCTACTTCCGGGTGGGCGGGTTGTCGCGTGACATTCCCGACGGCTGGACGGACAACGTTCAAAAGTTCGTGGATACTTTCGACAAGCATGTGGACGAGTACGCCAGTATGTTCGCCACCAATCCGATTTTTCTGGATAGGGCGGTGGGCGTGGGCGTCATCCCGGCAGACGTGGCCATCGACCTGGGCCTGACCGGGCCGAATCTGCGGGCCTCGGGCGTGCCGCTGGACCACCGCAAGGCCAATCCGTACTGCGGCTTTGAGACGTATGACTTCAATGTGCCAGTCAGCCAGGCCGGGGACTCGCAGGCCCGCTTCGTGCTGCGGCTCGACGAGCTGCGCGAGAGTGCCAAGATCGTGCGGCAGGCGCTCAAGCGGCTCAAGCCGGGGCCGGTCAAGGACCCCAACCGCAAGATCAGTCTGCCGCCGCGTCAGGAACTGGAAACCAGCATGGAAGCGGTGATTCACCATTTCAAACTGGTCACCGAGGGCTTCCACCCGCCGATTGGCGAGGTCTATGTGCCCGTTGAGACCGCGCGCGGCGAGGTCGGTTACTACATCATCTCCGACGGCGGCTCCATGCCGTACCGGGTCAAGATTCGGGCTCCGAGTTTCGTCAACCTTCAGGCCCTGGAATATGCCTGCGTGGGTGGGCAATTTGCCGACCTGATTACTGTGCTGGCGACGATTGATCCGGTGCTGGGAGACGTGGATCGGTGA
- a CDS encoding NADH-quinone oxidoreductase subunit C → MDALGGKDKAVFTVGTGEVENKVEMPTPQPLDRLGQLIESLGLKAEDAAEPTAVIVVGDLETVAGRLKAEGFMLMDIVGVDYGAYVQPRPQRFSVLYNVYHPYDHRRLFLRVWLRDGESLPSLFPVWKSANYLEREVYDLMGVVFDGHPDLRKVLTPDDLEGHPLRKDFPIEETPTLFRDGRFLDPAAFRAGMTGQSAGLTGWRGSLRKGGTGEMEPPVMPEGGPK, encoded by the coding sequence ATGGACGCGTTAGGCGGCAAGGATAAGGCCGTGTTCACGGTGGGAACCGGTGAAGTCGAGAACAAGGTCGAGATGCCGACCCCGCAGCCGCTGGACCGGCTCGGGCAGCTCATTGAGTCCCTGGGCCTGAAGGCCGAGGACGCTGCCGAGCCGACGGCGGTCATCGTTGTCGGTGACTTGGAGACCGTCGCCGGGCGGCTCAAGGCGGAGGGCTTCATGCTGATGGACATCGTCGGCGTGGATTACGGCGCGTATGTGCAGCCGCGTCCGCAGCGCTTCAGCGTGCTGTACAACGTCTACCATCCCTATGACCACCGCCGCCTGTTCCTGCGGGTCTGGCTCAGAGACGGCGAGTCGCTGCCGAGCCTGTTTCCGGTATGGAAGTCGGCCAACTACCTGGAGCGCGAGGTCTACGACCTGATGGGTGTGGTGTTTGATGGCCACCCCGATCTGCGCAAAGTCCTGACGCCCGACGACCTGGAAGGCCATCCGCTCCGTAAGGATTTCCCGATAGAGGAGACCCCCACCCTGTTTCGCGATGGGCGTTTCCTCGACCCCGCTGCCTTCCGGGCGGGCATGACCGGTCAGAGCGCCGGGCTGACCGGCTGGCGCGGCAGCCTGCGCAAGGGCGGTACGGGTGAGATGGAGCCGCCGGTAATGCCGGAGGGGGGGCCGAAATGA
- a CDS encoding NuoB/complex I 20 kDa subunit family protein codes for MPLKELFERDWQELESEGILFSSLEKLVAWGRSNSLWPATFGLACCAIEMMSATDGRNDLARFGSEVFRASPRQADVMIVAGRLSKKMAPIMRRVYDQMPDPKWVISMGACASSGGMFNNYAIVQNVDSVVPVDIFVPGCPPRPEALIFAVMQLQKKVRGEAFDQLGNQLPMVDAWTR; via the coding sequence ATGCCCCTTAAAGAACTCTTTGAACGCGACTGGCAGGAACTGGAATCGGAAGGCATTCTCTTCTCCAGCCTGGAGAAACTGGTGGCCTGGGGGCGCAGCAACTCGCTGTGGCCCGCCACCTTTGGCCTGGCCTGCTGCGCCATCGAGATGATGAGCGCCACTGATGGGCGCAACGATCTGGCCCGCTTCGGCTCGGAGGTGTTTCGCGCCTCGCCGCGCCAGGCCGACGTGATGATCGTGGCCGGACGCCTCAGCAAGAAGATGGCTCCGATCATGCGCCGCGTCTACGACCAGATGCCGGACCCCAAATGGGTCATCAGTATGGGGGCCTGCGCGAGTTCGGGCGGCATGTTCAACAACTACGCCATCGTGCAAAACGTGGACAGCGTGGTGCCGGTGGACATCTTCGTGCCGGGCTGCCCACCCAGGCCCGAGGCCCTCATCTTCGCGGTGATGCAGCTTCAGAAAAAAGTGCGCGGCGAGGCCTTTGATCAGCTCGGCAACCAACTGCCGATGGTGGACGCATGGACGCGTTAG
- a CDS encoding NADH-quinone oxidoreductase subunit A — protein MLLIAGGIGVLAVIVSILLGPKKPSASKLMPYESGNDPEGTGRERFPVHFYLVAMLFIVFDIETAFFYPLAVAYQKVGAFAFWEMVTFVILVLVGYFYILKKGVLEWN, from the coding sequence ATGCTGCTGATCGCAGGCGGCATTGGCGTGCTGGCAGTGATAGTCAGCATTCTGCTGGGGCCAAAGAAACCAAGCGCCAGCAAGCTGATGCCCTACGAGAGCGGCAACGACCCCGAAGGCACGGGCCGCGAGCGCTTCCCGGTGCATTTTTACCTCGTCGCCATGCTGTTTATCGTCTTCGATATCGAGACGGCTTTTTTCTATCCGCTGGCGGTGGCTTACCAGAAAGTTGGCGCGTTTGCCTTCTGGGAAATGGTGACCTTCGTGATTCTGGTGCTGGTGGGCTACTTCTATATCCTCAAAAAAGGGGTGCTCGAATGGAATTGA